In Phocoena phocoena chromosome 12, mPhoPho1.1, whole genome shotgun sequence, the following proteins share a genomic window:
- the LOC136132159 gene encoding small ribosomal subunit protein eS12-like yields MAEEGIAAGGVMDVNTALEEVLRPAFIRNGLAHAHLCVLASNCDKPMYVELVEALCAEHQINLIKVDDKKLGEWVGLCKTGREGKPHKVVGCSCVVVKDYGKEAQAKDVTEEYVKCKK; encoded by the coding sequence ATGGCCGAGGAAGGCATTGCTGCTGGGGGTGTAATGGACGTTAATACTGCTCTGGAAGAGGTGCTGAGGCCCGCTTTCATCCGCAATGGCCTAGCACATGCCCATCTCTGTGTGCTTGCGTCCAACTGTGATAAGCCTATGTATGTCGAGTTGGTGGAGGCCCTTTGTGCTGAGCACCAGATCAACCTGATTAAGGTTGATGACAAGAAACTAGGGGAATGGGTAGGCCTCTGTAAAACTGGCAGAGAGGGAAAACCCCATAAAGTGGTTGGTTGCAGTTGTGTGGTGGTTAAGGACTATGGCAAAGAGGCTCAGGCCAAGGATGTCACCGAGGAGTATGTCAAATGCAAGAAatga